One region of Ardenticatena maritima genomic DNA includes:
- a CDS encoding ABC transporter ATP-binding protein, protein MTERIILQTEHLRRTFGGLVAVDDVSLQVRRGTLHSIIGPNGAGKTTLFNLMSGVLPPTSGRILFEGRDITNVPAHGIAHLGIGRSFQITNIFPSLTVLENVRLAAQAVGKHNFTFWRDYRAFPEYIERAWEVLAMVGLQKRAHLPAGTLAHGDKRKLELAMILAPNPRLLLLDEPTAGMASEQVPELMALIERIRAVGDKTIVLVEHNMHVVMAASDVITVMVQGRVLAEGAPAEIRADERVQRAYLGQLYEE, encoded by the coding sequence ATGACTGAGCGCATCATCCTGCAAACAGAACACTTGCGCCGCACATTTGGCGGCTTGGTGGCGGTGGACGATGTCTCGTTGCAGGTGCGGCGTGGAACGTTGCACAGCATCATCGGACCCAACGGCGCCGGCAAAACCACCCTTTTCAACCTCATGAGCGGCGTTCTCCCGCCAACCAGCGGGCGCATTCTCTTCGAGGGGCGCGACATTACCAACGTCCCCGCGCATGGCATCGCGCATTTGGGGATTGGGCGCTCGTTTCAGATTACCAACATTTTCCCTTCGCTCACCGTGTTGGAGAACGTCCGGCTTGCCGCGCAAGCCGTTGGCAAGCACAACTTCACTTTTTGGCGCGATTACCGCGCCTTTCCGGAGTATATCGAGCGGGCGTGGGAAGTGCTGGCGATGGTGGGCTTGCAAAAGCGGGCGCATCTTCCCGCGGGAACGCTGGCGCACGGCGACAAACGCAAACTGGAATTGGCGATGATTCTGGCGCCCAACCCGCGCTTGCTGTTGCTGGATGAACCAACGGCGGGCATGGCAAGCGAGCAAGTGCCCGAATTGATGGCGCTCATCGAGCGCATTCGCGCCGTGGGCGACAAAACGATTGTGCTGGTGGAGCACAACATGCATGTTGTCATGGCGGCGAGCGATGTGATTACCGTGATGGTGCAAGGGCGCGTGTTGGCGGAAGGCGCACCTGCGGAAATTCGCGCCGATGAACGTGTCCAGCGGGCGTATTTGGGGCAGTTGTACGAAGAGTGA
- a CDS encoding ABC transporter ATP-binding protein, with the protein MLQVENIHTFIGQFHILEGVSFSVPHGSIVALLGRNGAGKTTTLKSIMGLTPPRRGRILFDGVEIQGEPPHAIARRGIGYVPEHRAIFRGLTVLENLQLAERRKGDLARKSDFIFELFPDLRRLIGLRGGQLSGGQQQMLAIARALVPDNRLLLVDEPSEGLAPVIIESIIAALQALRGEMTIVLVEQNFLMAQKLADTYVIIDDGKSVQTGRMHDLAHDHETIRRYLGAS; encoded by the coding sequence ATGTTGCAGGTTGAAAACATTCATACGTTCATCGGACAGTTTCATATTTTGGAAGGCGTCTCGTTCAGCGTGCCGCACGGCTCGATTGTGGCGTTGCTGGGGCGCAATGGCGCCGGCAAAACCACCACGCTCAAAAGCATCATGGGGCTGACACCGCCCCGCCGCGGGCGTATTCTGTTCGACGGGGTGGAGATTCAGGGAGAACCGCCGCACGCCATCGCGCGGCGCGGCATTGGCTACGTGCCCGAACACCGTGCCATTTTTCGCGGGCTGACCGTGCTGGAAAATCTGCAACTCGCCGAGCGGCGCAAGGGCGACCTTGCCCGCAAAAGCGACTTCATTTTTGAACTGTTTCCCGATTTGCGGCGGCTAATTGGCTTGCGGGGCGGGCAACTATCGGGGGGACAACAGCAAATGTTGGCGATTGCCCGCGCGCTTGTGCCCGACAACCGCTTGTTGTTGGTGGATGAACCGAGCGAGGGGTTAGCACCTGTCATCATCGAGAGCATTATTGCGGCGTTGCAGGCTCTGCGGGGCGAGATGACGATTGTGCTGGTGGAGCAGAATTTCCTCATGGCGCAGAAGTTGGCCGATACCTACGTCATCATTGATGACGGCAAAAGCGTTCAAACCGGACGCATGCACGACCTGGCACACGACCATGAGACCATTCGGCGCTATTTGGGCGCATCCTGA
- a CDS encoding 3-hydroxybutyrate dehydrogenase, giving the protein MREERVAIVTGAASGIGLAIAEALAREGYHVVITDINAEAGRAVAERLHGLFVHANLAERAACRRVVDATLATYGRVDILVNNAGFQHIDPIEAFPEETWETMLAVMLTAPFLLTKYVWPSMKANGWGRIVNIASIHGLVASPFKSAYIAAKHGLIGLTRTAALEGGAHGITVNAICPAYVRTPLVENQIADQARTRGISEDEVVQHVMLEPAAIKRLIEPSEVADLVLYLCSERAGAITGSALTIDLGWTAR; this is encoded by the coding sequence ATGCGTGAAGAGCGAGTGGCCATTGTGACGGGCGCGGCAAGCGGCATTGGGCTGGCGATTGCCGAAGCCCTGGCGCGCGAGGGATATCACGTTGTCATCACCGACATCAACGCCGAAGCGGGGCGGGCGGTCGCTGAGCGGTTACACGGGCTCTTTGTCCATGCCAATCTGGCGGAACGTGCGGCGTGTCGGCGGGTGGTTGACGCGACGTTGGCGACCTATGGCCGCGTGGACATTCTCGTCAACAATGCCGGCTTCCAGCACATTGACCCCATCGAAGCGTTCCCCGAAGAGACCTGGGAGACCATGCTTGCCGTCATGCTCACCGCCCCCTTTTTGCTGACCAAGTACGTGTGGCCCTCGATGAAAGCCAACGGTTGGGGGCGTATCGTCAACATCGCCTCTATTCACGGATTGGTGGCGTCCCCCTTCAAGAGCGCCTACATCGCCGCCAAGCATGGGCTGATTGGATTGACGCGCACCGCCGCGCTGGAAGGTGGCGCGCATGGGATCACCGTGAACGCCATTTGCCCCGCGTATGTGCGCACGCCGCTGGTGGAAAACCAGATTGCCGATCAGGCGCGCACGCGCGGCATCAGTGAAGATGAAGTCGTGCAGCACGTCATGCTGGAACCCGCGGCAATCAAGCGGCTCATTGAACCGTCCGAAGTCGCCGACCTGGTGCTCTACCTGTGCAGTGAGCGCGCGGGGGCAATCACCGGCTCGGCGTTGACCATTGACCTGGGTTGGACAGCACGTTGA
- a CDS encoding acyl-CoA synthetase, whose protein sequence is MPHQQVFGATDWLAKRARFSPHRPALTIAETGERMTYAEWNTRANRAANTLRALGVRQGERVAVLAQNRVEYLDVLFACQKTGAILQALNWRLTAHELRSLVRDGEPTLLLYDAANAPKAAAVLDDMPHVLGVALDEPLSGVHPQWGNMLARASSRAPTPPPRTLDDPWVLCYTGGTTGLPKAAILTYGTVTWNAVNTVSTWGLTADDTAILNAPLFHTGGLNVFTTPLVHVGGHSIVCTGFDADQVFDFLTTGEATLFFGVPTMFIMLQEHPRWAEASFEKTKLIISGGAPCPRPVFERFFEKGVAFKTGYGLTEAGPNNFWLPPEDVQRKVGAVGFPLMHVETRIVADDGRDCEAGEVGELLIRGPHVIPGYWNRPDATASTIVDGWLHTGDLAHCDEEGYTYIVGRKKDVIISGGENIYPAEVESVMLGHPAVSEAALIPVPDPKWGEVGRAVVVCRAGQSLSAEALLAWLRERLAGYKVPKSVVFVDELPKTGAGKVDKQALVRRFGAP, encoded by the coding sequence ATGCCTCACCAGCAGGTTTTCGGTGCAACGGATTGGCTGGCGAAACGGGCGCGGTTTTCCCCCCATCGTCCTGCGCTCACCATTGCGGAAACCGGCGAGCGGATGACCTACGCGGAGTGGAACACCCGCGCCAACCGTGCGGCGAACACGTTGCGGGCGTTGGGCGTTCGGCAAGGCGAGCGTGTGGCGGTGCTGGCGCAGAACCGCGTGGAGTATTTGGACGTGCTCTTTGCGTGCCAGAAGACGGGGGCGATTTTGCAGGCGCTCAACTGGCGGTTGACGGCGCACGAATTGCGCTCGCTGGTGCGTGACGGCGAGCCAACCCTGCTGTTGTATGACGCCGCCAATGCGCCCAAAGCCGCGGCGGTGTTGGACGATATGCCCCATGTGCTGGGCGTGGCGCTGGATGAACCGCTGAGCGGCGTCCATCCGCAATGGGGGAACATGCTGGCGCGCGCCTCGTCGCGGGCGCCGACGCCCCCGCCGCGCACATTGGACGACCCTTGGGTGCTGTGCTACACGGGGGGCACCACGGGCTTGCCCAAAGCCGCCATCCTGACGTATGGCACGGTGACGTGGAACGCGGTCAACACGGTGAGCACATGGGGCTTGACCGCCGATGACACGGCGATTTTGAACGCGCCGCTTTTTCACACGGGCGGGCTCAATGTCTTCACCACCCCGCTGGTACACGTGGGGGGGCATTCCATCGTCTGCACGGGGTTCGATGCCGACCAGGTGTTTGACTTCCTGACGACGGGCGAGGCGACGCTTTTTTTCGGCGTCCCGACCATGTTCATCATGTTGCAGGAACACCCCCGTTGGGCGGAAGCGAGTTTTGAGAAGACCAAGCTCATCATTTCGGGCGGCGCGCCCTGTCCGCGCCCCGTCTTCGAGCGCTTTTTCGAGAAGGGCGTGGCGTTCAAAACCGGCTACGGGCTGACCGAAGCGGGACCCAACAATTTCTGGCTTCCCCCCGAAGATGTGCAGCGCAAGGTGGGCGCGGTGGGCTTTCCGCTGATGCACGTAGAAACGCGCATTGTCGCCGACGATGGGCGCGACTGCGAAGCGGGCGAAGTCGGCGAACTGCTCATCCGAGGACCGCATGTCATCCCCGGCTACTGGAACCGCCCCGACGCCACGGCGAGCACGATTGTGGACGGCTGGTTGCACACGGGCGACCTCGCGCACTGCGATGAAGAGGGCTACACCTACATCGTCGGGCGCAAAAAGGACGTCATCATCTCCGGCGGCGAAAACATTTACCCCGCGGAAGTCGAGAGCGTCATGCTCGGTCATCCCGCGGTGAGCGAGGCGGCGCTCATTCCCGTGCCCGACCCCAAATGGGGCGAAGTGGGGCGGGCGGTGGTGGTATGCCGCGCGGGGCAATCGCTCAGCGCCGAGGCGTTGCTGGCGTGGTTGCGCGAGCGGCTGGCGGGCTACAAAGTCCCCAAATCGGTGGTCTTCGTGGACGAACTCCCCAAGACGGGCGCGGGCAAGGTGGACAAGCAAGCGCTCGTGCGCCGATTTGGCGCACCGTAG
- a CDS encoding branched-chain amino acid ABC transporter permease: MNRFAKRNISPATVGVVLVLLLVVANGMRSANVKQWVTLIQSGLYLASITFLVASGFSLIFGLMDVLNFAHGTILMFGAYAGYTVFANPRLFLNTMPLVVVMFGVAWAVGMGAAWRATGWRRWLALAALGLFLWLGWRHIPLEALRAFAGTSVGGAVPTAEAQEPLGRMLMRVLWLVAAGATLGVLLPPLHVRAGVRRRVWLALGVLLGAAVMVLPARTALEQGILALPTDVRFVIALLVGAGTGAVLGALLEWGLIRPLYARPIYQILLTLGLVFVGAELVKLVWGQAAYPPMPAPSLFAERCTSASFAAWLSEHCSAVKVLGRNVPTYRLFVVGIALATFLAVGLLLQRTRLGLIIRAGVEDDSMVQALGIDVRRVFTLVFALGSALAALGGVVLAPVEGLDPGMGFRFLLAAVIAVVIGGMGRYSGAALGALLVGLGRAMFDFWGAVGYPLPGGHTWYFSPTVAEASTVIIMAIVLLIRPSGLLGESDE, translated from the coding sequence ATGAACCGTTTTGCGAAACGAAACATATCGCCTGCGACAGTGGGCGTTGTGCTGGTGTTGCTGCTGGTGGTTGCCAACGGCATGCGGAGCGCCAACGTCAAACAGTGGGTGACGCTCATTCAATCGGGGTTGTATTTGGCGAGTATCACCTTCCTGGTGGCGTCGGGGTTTTCGCTGATTTTTGGCTTGATGGATGTGCTCAACTTTGCGCACGGCACCATTCTCATGTTCGGCGCATATGCGGGCTACACGGTTTTTGCGAACCCGCGCCTCTTCCTCAACACCATGCCCCTGGTGGTGGTGATGTTTGGCGTTGCGTGGGCGGTGGGGATGGGGGCTGCGTGGCGCGCCACTGGATGGCGGCGTTGGTTGGCGCTGGCGGCGTTGGGGCTTTTTCTCTGGCTGGGGTGGCGGCATATCCCACTGGAAGCATTGCGGGCGTTTGCGGGCACCTCGGTGGGGGGCGCTGTGCCGACCGCCGAAGCGCAAGAACCGCTGGGGCGCATGCTCATGCGCGTGCTGTGGCTGGTGGCGGCAGGCGCGACCTTGGGCGTTTTGTTGCCGCCTTTGCACGTGCGGGCTGGCGTGCGGCGGCGTGTCTGGCTGGCGCTGGGGGTTCTGCTTGGGGCAGCGGTGATGGTGTTGCCGGCGCGCACAGCGCTTGAACAGGGCATCCTGGCGTTGCCCACCGATGTGCGCTTTGTGATAGCCTTGCTGGTGGGGGCGGGCACGGGCGCTGTGCTGGGCGCACTGCTGGAATGGGGACTGATTCGCCCTTTGTACGCCCGCCCGATTTACCAGATTTTGCTCACGTTGGGGTTGGTTTTTGTGGGGGCGGAGTTGGTGAAGTTGGTGTGGGGGCAGGCGGCGTATCCCCCTATGCCCGCGCCAAGCCTCTTTGCAGAACGGTGTACCTCGGCGTCGTTTGCGGCGTGGCTGAGCGAGCATTGCAGTGCGGTAAAGGTGTTGGGGCGCAATGTGCCCACCTATCGCCTGTTTGTGGTGGGGATTGCATTGGCGACCTTTTTGGCGGTGGGGTTGTTGCTGCAACGAACGCGCCTGGGGTTGATTATTCGTGCGGGTGTGGAAGACGATAGCATGGTGCAGGCGCTGGGGATTGATGTGCGCCGCGTCTTCACGCTGGTGTTTGCGCTGGGGTCGGCGCTGGCGGCGTTGGGGGGTGTGGTGCTGGCGCCCGTCGAAGGGCTTGACCCCGGCATGGGGTTTCGGTTCCTGCTTGCCGCGGTGATTGCGGTGGTAATTGGCGGCATGGGACGCTACAGCGGCGCGGCGTTAGGCGCGTTGCTGGTGGGGCTTGGGCGTGCCATGTTCGACTTTTGGGGGGCGGTTGGGTATCCCTTGCCTGGGGGACACACCTGGTACTTTTCGCCCACCGTCGCCGAAGCCTCGACGGTCATCATTATGGCGATTGTGTTGCTCATTCGCCCAAGCGGCTTACTTGGTGAATCTGATGAATGA
- a CDS encoding alpha/beta hydrolase has product MSHIPHLDGITCRMVETPRGRFHLLERGPADGEPVVFVHGNVSSATFWEELMLALPPTYRAVAYDQRGYGESERLPVDATRGLRDFSDDLSALVDTLDLDTFHLIGHSMGGGVAMQYTIEHPERVRTLTVVCPVSPYGYGGTKGLEGERIWPDGAGSGAGVANPEFVQRLAAGDRSTESPASPRNVLRTFYGKAPFIHPREEALLDAMLSTAVGPDHYPGDSTPSAHWPGVAPGTRGINNTMAPIYCNLSGIVAITPKPPLLWVRGADDQIVSDASMFDIGYLGKLGLVPGWPGEDVYPPQPMVSQTRAVFQRYAEQGGRFREVVIEDAGHSPYLERPDEFQAAWFAWLDES; this is encoded by the coding sequence ATGTCCCATATTCCGCATTTAGACGGTATCACCTGCCGCATGGTGGAAACGCCGCGCGGCCGCTTCCACCTTTTGGAGCGTGGTCCCGCCGACGGCGAGCCGGTGGTTTTTGTGCATGGCAACGTCTCTTCGGCAACCTTCTGGGAAGAGTTGATGCTGGCGTTGCCGCCCACGTACCGCGCCGTGGCATACGACCAGCGCGGCTACGGCGAAAGCGAGCGCCTGCCGGTGGACGCCACGCGCGGCTTGCGTGATTTCAGCGATGATTTGAGCGCCCTTGTGGACACCCTCGACCTCGACACGTTCCACCTGATTGGGCACAGCATGGGGGGCGGTGTTGCCATGCAGTACACCATCGAACACCCTGAGCGGGTGCGTACCCTGACGGTTGTGTGCCCGGTCTCGCCTTACGGCTATGGCGGCACAAAAGGGCTGGAAGGCGAACGCATTTGGCCCGACGGGGCGGGGAGCGGTGCCGGTGTCGCCAACCCCGAATTTGTCCAGCGGCTGGCGGCGGGCGACCGTTCCACCGAAAGCCCCGCCTCGCCGCGCAACGTCCTGCGCACCTTCTACGGGAAAGCGCCCTTCATCCACCCGCGCGAAGAAGCCCTGCTTGATGCCATGCTCTCCACCGCCGTGGGTCCCGACCATTACCCCGGCGACAGCACGCCCTCAGCGCATTGGCCTGGGGTGGCGCCCGGTACGCGGGGCATCAACAACACCATGGCGCCCATCTACTGCAACCTGAGCGGGATTGTCGCCATCACGCCCAAACCGCCGTTGCTCTGGGTGCGCGGCGCCGACGACCAGATTGTTTCCGACGCATCCATGTTCGACATTGGCTACCTGGGCAAATTGGGGTTGGTGCCCGGCTGGCCTGGTGAAGACGTGTACCCGCCGCAACCCATGGTCTCGCAAACGCGCGCGGTTTTCCAGCGATACGCTGAACAGGGCGGGCGTTTTCGCGAAGTAGTCATCGAGGACGCGGGACATTCGCCCTACCTGGAACGCCCGGACGAGTTTCAAGCGGCATGGTTCGCCTGGCTTGACGAATCTTGA
- a CDS encoding substrate-binding domain-containing protein, whose product MKRLLALIVLVVALAACGGGAETPPATEPPPTTVAEEPTQAPEPTATEAAAEPTSEPAAEEPTTGEPIKIGLLTDQSGALAIYGPQQENGFRLGLEYATNGTMQVAGRPIEVIVKDNASDPETAVSQARELISAEGVDVLVGTVSSGATLAVMEVAKENEKILIVTPAASPAITGENFNEFTFRTSRTSVQDALTMGAALVELGDTFVQIAPDYAFGYGSAMGFYNVVKSLGGQFVINDNDQQFGAIFIPQDTTDFTTYLNQVLDSGADVLIVTWAGAGFVPLFQQMQQLGIFDEMTVATGFGDNQTIAAGYTDAIGAVGVSVYHYTLPDNAVNDWLVQRHKEAFGVPPDLFTEGGFTAAQMLVAGLEATGGDTSAAALIPVLEQLRFQGPKGEYIVRPEDHVMLQPMYLVRLVNTDDPEFRFFELVREFGPEETAPPCQVPPELNRCP is encoded by the coding sequence ATGAAACGTCTGCTCGCACTCATTGTTTTGGTTGTTGCGTTGGCGGCGTGTGGCGGGGGCGCTGAGACCCCACCCGCTACGGAACCACCCCCGACAACCGTCGCCGAGGAGCCCACGCAAGCCCCCGAACCCACAGCCACCGAAGCCGCCGCCGAACCGACAAGCGAACCCGCAGCGGAAGAACCGACAACAGGCGAACCGATCAAAATCGGGTTGCTGACCGACCAGAGCGGCGCGTTGGCAATTTATGGTCCGCAGCAGGAAAACGGGTTTCGCCTGGGGCTGGAATACGCCACGAACGGCACCATGCAAGTCGCTGGGCGTCCGATTGAGGTGATTGTAAAAGACAACGCATCCGACCCCGAAACCGCCGTTAGCCAGGCGCGTGAACTGATTTCCGCCGAGGGCGTGGACGTGCTGGTGGGCACCGTCTCATCCGGCGCGACGCTGGCGGTCATGGAAGTCGCCAAGGAGAACGAGAAGATTCTCATCGTCACCCCCGCCGCCAGTCCCGCCATTACCGGCGAAAACTTCAACGAATTTACCTTCCGCACCAGCCGCACCAGCGTGCAAGACGCGCTGACCATGGGGGCGGCGCTGGTGGAACTGGGCGACACCTTTGTGCAAATCGCCCCCGACTATGCTTTTGGCTACGGCTCGGCAATGGGCTTCTACAACGTGGTGAAATCGCTGGGCGGGCAATTCGTCATCAACGATAACGATCAGCAATTCGGCGCAATTTTCATCCCGCAAGATACCACCGACTTCACCACCTACCTCAACCAGGTGCTCGATTCGGGCGCCGACGTGCTCATCGTGACCTGGGCGGGCGCGGGGTTTGTGCCGCTCTTCCAGCAAATGCAGCAGTTGGGCATTTTCGATGAGATGACGGTGGCGACAGGCTTCGGCGACAACCAGACCATTGCCGCGGGCTATACCGACGCGATTGGGGCGGTTGGTGTCTCCGTGTATCACTACACGTTGCCCGACAACGCCGTGAACGATTGGCTTGTCCAGCGCCACAAAGAAGCGTTTGGCGTGCCGCCCGACCTCTTTACCGAGGGCGGTTTTACGGCGGCGCAAATGCTGGTGGCGGGGCTGGAAGCCACGGGCGGCGATACAAGTGCCGCGGCGCTCATTCCTGTGCTGGAACAGTTGCGTTTCCAGGGTCCCAAGGGCGAGTACATTGTGCGCCCCGAAGACCACGTGATGTTGCAACCGATGTATCTGGTGCGCCTCGTCAACACCGACGACCCCGAATTTCGCTTCTTCGAGTTGGTGCGCGAGTTTGGTCCGGAGGAAACAGCGCCCCCGTGCCAGGTGCCGCCTGAGTTGAACCGCTGCCCATAA
- a CDS encoding 3-oxoacyl-ACP synthase: MAFSVGLRAWGTYVPPHVETAADVAARTGIPEDVVAHKMGLRRKHVAGEDDHCAAMAARAARLALERAGVPPESIDLILYHGSEYKEHFVWNAATHVQRLIGASNAAAFELYALCAGTPIALKTARALMRDDARLRRVLLVTASRENDLVDYANPRARFMFNFGAGAGALLLEREWRRHTILGSAVISDGTLSEAVIMPAGGSRMPPSQETVARGLHTLDVPDLDFMGRRLGEVSMPNFLRVIQQAVEASGARVQDIDFLALVHMKRSFHEALLDALGLRADQSLYLDEYGHMQSVDQIMALELAHARGVLHEGALVVLAAAGTGYTWSAVAIRW; this comes from the coding sequence GTGGCTTTCTCGGTTGGTTTGCGTGCGTGGGGAACGTATGTTCCCCCTCATGTCGAAACGGCGGCTGATGTCGCCGCCCGGACGGGCATTCCCGAAGACGTTGTGGCGCACAAGATGGGGTTGCGCCGCAAACATGTGGCGGGCGAAGATGACCACTGCGCCGCGATGGCGGCGCGCGCCGCCCGCCTCGCGCTGGAACGGGCGGGCGTTCCCCCTGAAAGCATAGACCTCATTCTCTACCACGGGAGCGAATACAAAGAGCATTTCGTCTGGAACGCCGCCACCCATGTGCAACGCTTGATTGGCGCGTCCAACGCCGCCGCGTTTGAACTCTACGCCCTCTGCGCGGGCACACCTATCGCGCTGAAAACCGCGCGCGCCCTGATGCGCGATGATGCTCGCCTGCGCCGCGTCTTGTTGGTGACGGCGTCGCGCGAAAACGACCTGGTGGATTACGCCAACCCGCGCGCCCGTTTCATGTTCAACTTTGGGGCTGGGGCGGGGGCGCTCTTGCTGGAACGTGAGTGGCGGCGGCACACCATTCTGGGGAGCGCCGTCATCAGCGATGGCACGCTCAGCGAAGCCGTGATTATGCCGGCGGGGGGCAGCCGTATGCCGCCGAGCCAGGAGACGGTGGCGCGCGGCTTGCACACGCTCGACGTGCCCGACCTTGATTTTATGGGGCGGCGCTTGGGCGAGGTTTCCATGCCCAATTTCCTGCGTGTGATTCAGCAGGCGGTGGAAGCAAGCGGCGCACGTGTGCAAGATATTGATTTTCTGGCGCTGGTGCACATGAAGCGTTCGTTTCATGAAGCGTTGCTCGATGCGCTGGGATTGCGCGCCGACCAGTCGCTTTATCTGGACGAATACGGGCACATGCAATCGGTTGACCAGATTATGGCGCTGGAACTGGCGCATGCGCGCGGGGTGCTTCATGAAGGCGCGTTGGTTGTGTTGGCGGCGGCGGGGACGGGCTACACGTGGAGCGCCGTGGCGATACGCTGGTAG
- a CDS encoding beta-ketoacyl-ACP reductase, whose product MRLANKTAIITGAAHGIGRATALRFAAEGARVAVADLDAEGAQRVADAIAAQGGTALAVVVNVRDRASVDAMVRTVLDAWGRIDILVNNAGIIRDAQLLKLSPDDFQAVLDVNITGVFHCTQAVAPHMVAQGAGVILNASSVVALYGNFGQTNYVASKSAVIGMTKVWARELGRKGVRVNAVAPGFIETRMTAGIPEKVIAKLLERVPLGRMGTPDEVAAAYLWLASDEASYVNGHVLSVDGGAVI is encoded by the coding sequence ATGCGATTAGCGAACAAAACCGCCATCATCACCGGGGCGGCGCATGGGATTGGGCGGGCGACGGCGCTGCGTTTTGCCGCTGAGGGGGCGCGCGTGGCGGTCGCCGACCTGGACGCCGAAGGGGCGCAACGTGTCGCCGATGCGATTGCGGCGCAGGGGGGCACGGCGCTGGCGGTGGTGGTCAACGTGCGCGACCGCGCCTCGGTGGATGCGATGGTGCGCACCGTGCTGGACGCTTGGGGGCGCATTGACATTCTGGTGAACAACGCGGGCATTATCCGCGATGCGCAACTGCTCAAACTTTCCCCCGATGATTTTCAGGCGGTGCTCGATGTCAATATCACGGGCGTTTTCCATTGCACGCAAGCCGTCGCGCCGCACATGGTGGCGCAGGGGGCGGGCGTGATTCTCAACGCCTCGTCGGTTGTGGCGCTGTACGGCAACTTTGGGCAAACCAACTATGTTGCCAGCAAAAGCGCCGTGATTGGCATGACGAAAGTATGGGCGCGTGAATTGGGGCGCAAAGGGGTGCGTGTGAACGCGGTTGCCCCCGGCTTCATCGAAACACGCATGACCGCCGGCATTCCCGAAAAAGTCATCGCCAAATTGCTGGAACGTGTGCCGCTGGGGCGCATGGGCACGCCCGACGAAGTGGCGGCGGCGTATCTCTGGCTGGCGTCTGACGAGGCGTCGTATGTGAACGGTCATGTGCTCAGTGTGGACGGCGGCGCGGTGATTTGA